AATTTAGTGGCAAGTTGAGTCTGCACTTTATTCATCTGTTTGAAGATTTCTCCTTTTTTGTTTTCGCGGCTCAGCATATCGTTTACAACATCGAAGCCGATCACCGCATATTTAGACGGAGTTTTGCAATATTTAGCTTTATAGGCTGCCAGAATTTGTTTTTCAAAATCACCTTCAGTATCAATCTTTCTGTCCATTAAATAAACAAGATTCGCAGCGCTGAGATCATCAACTTTCTTTTCGAATACCGGCGAATAATACATACTGAAAGCCCGCACATTAGCAACTTCCTTAGAAAGCGCAATCATCTGGCTCGCAAATGAATCGCCAACAGAGTCTTTATCGTTTGCCAAAACGGCTATAACAGGTGCTGACTGGCCCGTCATCATATTTTTATCGAGTTGAATATCGAGCGGAGAGTTTACAATCACGACCGAAGCATTTTTGATCTCCTTTTCAATATTTGATTTCAGATAATTGGCTTTGGATCGGTCTTCATCGGCTACGATAAATATTTTCTGATCCGAGTAGGCACTTTTCACTTCCTTCACAATTCTGTCTGCATAAACCATTTCGTTGGTTTCAATAAGAATCAGATTATCGTACTTCAAAAGATCTTCAGTATTGGCAAATGGTGCTACTACAGGAATTTTGTTCGATTTCACATAATCCAGAACCTGAAGAACACTTGATTTGAAAAACGGCCCGATTATTAAATCGGTATTGTCGGAATTGATCTGGGTTAAAGAATTCTTGAAACTGCTTTCATTTCCCGCATCGATTACTTTTACATCCAGTTTTTGACCTTTGGCGGCATTTCTTTCGATGGCTAATTTCGCGCCCGCAAGAAAATCAAGAGAAAGTGTTCTGGCTCTTGAATCATCGGTATCAAAGCCGAAAGGCAACATCAGAACTACATTCAGTGCATCACCGGATTTTTTCACATAACCGGCGTCAAGTTTTTTAATTTTGAGAACCATTCCGGTTTTCAGACCTTGTGAAAGGTTCGGATTCAGGCTCAGGAGTTGATCTAAACTTACGCTGAATTTATTTAAAATCCCGAAAACCGTATCGCCCGCCTGAACGGTATAAGTTACATAATCATCACTTACCGACGTGGTCTCATAAGTGTTGGTAGAAACTGTTTGAGCTGCCGGAACCGCTTTTGGTTCTTCAGCAGTTGTAGTAGTTGTCGCAATATTCCCCTTCACTTTAATCATTTCACCCGGCTGAAGTCCTTTTGCTTCCAAACCTGGATTCAGAGCGAAAAGTTCCTTTTGGGTAAGATTAAATTTACGGGTCAGCTTATAGTAATTGTCTTTTTCCTGAACGGTATAAGAATCATCTGGAGTAGTGTTTTCCGTGTTTTTCACTTCTACAGTAGCGGCTGGGATTTTCACTTCTGTTGTTGTTGCAGCAACAGGTTGGGTACCACCAAATTTATTTATTTTATCTAACGGCAATATAACTTCGTCGCCTATTTTCATGTGAGAATCCAGATTTGGATTCAGTTTCCTCAAGTCGGCTTCCGATATATTATATTGCTTGGTAATCCCATAAACAGTCTGTTTGGGCTGCAGAATAATTTTTCCTAATGCTGAAGTTCCCGTTTTCTCGGCAACCGCACTTTTTACACCACCCGTTTTATTAACTACCAGTACTTCGCCAATGGAGATTTTACCTTCTTTTACATTGGGATTCAGTTTATATAATTCATCAACGGAAATCCCGTATTTTTTAGAAATATTATACGGATTATCGCCTTTAACAACGGTATGTGTCTTTTGGGCGTAAAACCCAGAAAAGGCGATGAGACTTGATAGTAAGAAAAGTTTTCTGATCATCTGTTATGATAAATATTTACAAAAATACTGCTTTAAAATTAAATGCTGAGAATAATTAATTCGGATTTCCGGACCTCTATCTCCTCATAACAACTTTGAAGCCATTCGTGACCGTAGTCTGCATAAAAAACAGAGAAGTTATACACGCGTTCCTGCCAGTTTTTGCCGGGATGAACAGTTAAAAACATTTTCTCCAGCCTCTCAAGCTTTTCGTTCTGCTTAATTTTTTCTGCGCGCAAAAGACGTTTTCTCATCCTTTCAAATGATTTTAACTGCCTTGTTTTCTCTGCATTCACGAGGCTTCCGAAGCTTTTATCGGTTTGAGCCGCTTGGGCAGAAATATCATCGAAACCCTTCTTTAATTCATGCTCTTGCTGATCTAACAGCTGAAGAATCTCATTATTCTCAAGCAAAATATCTTTGGTTACGGTTGCAAAGTTTTTAAAGAAATCATTCATTTTCAGTCCTGATTTCTCTGTCTTGTTCAAGGTTTTTTCAGTGACAAAAAGGAGGGAAACACGGGGAATCAGAACAGGAAATACGAGTCCGATTTTGGTATAATAATCCTGCAGTTCCAGCCAGTACATGATTTCGGCATTCCCACCGATATAAGCCAGATTCGGCAAAACGGTTTCCTGATAAACTGGCCTTATTAAAGCGTTCGGACTGAAATTTTCCGGATAGTTTTCAAGCTCTTCCAGAAGTTCTGTTTCACTAAAAGAAATATCAGTATCAACAACGATGTACTTTCTACCGTCAAATTCGATTCGGTTTCTTGTTTCGCTGAGATAAAACAAATTGATTTCACGCGGATTTACCTGCACTTTTCCGTAGGTTTCAGCTAAAACTTCCACCGTATTTTTGGTAGAATGATAAAGTTCCTGATGAAGCATTTCATTTTTGAAAACTTCTTTCATCTGGTTTTTCAGCTTCCGGTCATCACCATCAATCACCAGCAAACCGTAATCTGCGAAAAGTTCCTGAACCAAAATACGCGTAGCCTGGGCAAGAGAATTTCCTTTTTTATAAGCCTTCTTCATCAGAAGAACGAGCTCTGTGCCATAAACAGCATCTTTAAATTCACGCTCAAATTCAGAAATGAAAAAATCATCTTCCACCAAAATTCTGCCTACCGGCCCACCAGATTTCGCTTTGGTTTCGTAGTAATTCGATTCTGTTTTAAAATGATTAATCTCCTCGAAATCGTGATCTTCAGTCGCCATCCAAAAAATGGGAACTGTATTGCGGTTTGGAAATTTCTCATTCAGCGAATTGGCCAGTTTTATCGTCTGCAGAATTTTATAAATGAAAAAAGCAGGCCCTGTGAAAAGGTTGAGCTGATGACCTGTTGTCACAGTGAAAGTGTTTTCGAGAAGGAGTGAATTTAAATTTTCCTTCTGTTTTTCAGCCAGCTGAATTCCCGAATACTGATCTTTTAAAACATCGAAAAGCAAAGTCCTTTTTTCGGAAGTAAATTCCCTGGCTTTTACGCTGAACTGATTGTCAATATTCCCGTCATTAAAAAGCAGATTTTCGAAACCTTCAATTTTCTGTGTCAGGAAATCCTTGATAAGCAACGGGATGCTCTCAATATCCAGAAAAGATATGCTGCTGTGCTTTTTGGCCATAATTTTAACTGAAAAGATACCACACGATTCCTAGGTTCAGACGGAAATCATAAATCGGATAATTGGGCGCGGTAAACGACCTGTTCTGCATAAACGTAGTGTTGAGGTGCTGCGCTTCAATAAAGAAAAACATGCGCTTCACTTTCATATTGAAATATACGTCAGCAATCGGCTGCCCGCCGATCATTTGGTAATTTGCACCCGGAAGAATAAATTCATTCAGGACCGGAAAATACTCGCGGGAGGCAAATTTTGTAAAATAATAGACTTTGATCCCGGCCTGAATTTCGGCGGCTTTTTTAAATGCTTTTGCCTGCCAGAAAAGATTGGCACGTCCTATAAAATTCGGCATGGGCAACAGATCTTTGTTACCGATTGCGCTTTGGAACAACACTTTAGGGTTGAGATGGAAATCACCGTAAGAAAAAGTAGCCTCGCCACCGATCTGTGAAATATTGAGTCCTGAAACGCTTTGCTGAGGTTGTGCAGCAGAATCCAGATAAGTATAATTATCAATTCTGAAGTAATTCGCAAAAACTTTACTCTGAAACCATCTCAGGTTCACATCACCCCCGATTTCTGTAACTGTTTCGTTGTTCGGGTTTTCCAGATAATAGTTGAATTGGCGGTAAACTGAAGGGTTCATCAGCAGATTGAAAGTGGGTGACGCACTTTGAAAATTAACCTTTGCATTCACGAAATAACCTTCAATAGGTTCGAATTTCATTAAATTCTGGGAGCGGAGAAATGTTCCGAACTCACTTCCGTTGGAAAATTCAAGATTAGAATTCAATGCAATTTTATCCCAAAGTCTGATCTGCAGATTTCCTACAGCGCCGATTCTGTTTTCTGAAAGTTCCTGCGGAATATTTAAAGATGCCGGTAAGGCCGTTCCAATTCCCAACTTGATAAGTTGGTGACGTACGCCCGCATCGAGCTTGAAGTTTTCTTTATCGAAAAGCACACTTACCGTGTTGCTCAGATTCTTTGAATATTTTTTTGAAGAAAGCGGATAATCGATTAAACCCGCAGCTTCGTCAAAATAATACGGTTCCGGAGACTGTTGGTTATAATAATATTTGTTGCCCTGATGGAAAATAGTATGGCGGATCTTGAACGGAAACTTTTCCGAGGCAAACGGCCGGAACTGCTGACTGAAATAATACCGTCGGTAACCAAAACGGGTATCTGAAGAGGTGAGATTCACAGGAATATTCAGGCGGTTGTCGAAATTGCTGTTGCCGCTTAAAAAGAGTTCTGTATCAGCGATTCCACCATTCTCCTGATTGTTGACATTCTGATGAAGGAAGTGTGCGAACGCTTCATATTTATTGTTCTTCGATGTATAATGCCCTGAGAAAACAACATTATTATTGGATGCCAGTGAATTCTGGTACATCCCAAGGGAACGCAATCCGAGATACTCTACTGCGAAATTAAAATTCTTACCAATATTTTGAGTGTAAGTTGACTGAAGTTCTGCCCCGCTGCTCACTGAATTGTGGTAAATAAAAGCAGCAGTCGGCGTTTTTACATCATAATATTTCACATCGTTGATGCCCAAAATATTGAATGATTTATTGGTCGGCAGAAGCGAAAGATTCTTTTCTGTATTCACTTCAAAAACCAAAGGCTGAAATCCCGCTCCTATATTCGCGAACTGAATTCTCCCGAAATTATCGCGGTTATTGTACTGCGAAAAAATAAAAGTTTTGTCGTGGGTAAAAACGGTATCGAAAATTTTCTTCTCGGAAAACTGCGTATGGTACTGATAATCGTAAATGCTAGGTTTAAAGATCTGAAGTGAATCTTTCTGCCCGGAATCGATAACGAGGGTATCCTGCGGCTTCACTCTGTTGGAATCGGTTTTATTGATCACCTGCGCATTAAAACCGTAGCTGAAGAACAGAATACAGAGAAGAAGATATTTCATCTATTTGCTTTTATTGTTGATTAAGCCGCATGAAACTCAATTTACCATTGGTCACCTGAAGCCGTTTCATTTCCTTGAGGTTACAAATGTAAGAAATATGGGGAAATAAAAAACCCCGTAAAAAACGGGGTTATTATGAAAGCTTAAAGCTTAAATTTAATATCCTGGATATTGCTTAAGGTTCACATTAAAGTTAATCGATGTTTGGCTCAATGGCATCACAAACAATTTATCATTTGCCGGAACATTACAGTTCGTAGTACAGTTTGAGTTCTTGATCAGAGGCAGATTATGTCTCTTAAGATCAAGGAATCTTTGACCTTCACCATAAAATTCTTTAGCCTTTTCTGTTAAAATATCATTCAACAAATTAGCGCCTGTATAGGTATAGCCACCTCTGGACAGCGCGAAAGCGTTAAGCTCGTTAAGGGCTGTAGCAGACTGGCCTGTAAGATGAAGCGCTTCAATTCTGTTAAGTTGCGCTTCAGCAAATCTGAATATTTTAATATTTCTCATGAAGTTACCAGTGCTTGTCAACCTCGGATACTTATTTGTCCATGCTCCAGCAGGATTATCTGTTGCCGGCAGTGTAAGTGTAGATAAAAGTCCTGCGGGCAAAGCGGGTGCACTGGTTTTGGTATCTCCTCTTCTTACATCCGGGGATGTACTTTGCGGAGTTCCATTTGCCAGAGGTGGTAAATCAGTATGCGGAAAACTGTCGAAGAAACTCTTGGTAAAAAGAAGTGCACGCCTGTCCCCACTTACTCTGTTATAAAGTGTTGGCATTGCAAGGTTGGCACCCACACCGGTTACTAAGTTCGAACTGGAGTTCATATCCAGTTCCCAGATGGTCTCTGGATGATTTTCGGAAAAATCATCGGAAATTCCAGCCCAATAGTTCACATAATCGGCTTTAGCAACTGGTGCAAACTCTGATCCGCCGTTATTAACGATTTCTGTAGCATACTGCAAGGCTAATTGAGCATCTCCTGCAGCTCTGCGGGTAAGATAAACTCTTGTTAAGATCAGTTTAGCTGCCGTCTTGCTAAGGAATACCTTAGACGAAGGAGATTCATCAGCATCTGCCAAACCTGCATTTAAATCCGCAATAATCTGTGTATACACCTCTGCCACAGTAGCTCTTGCCGGTTGTATTGAAGAATCGTAATTCCCTAATACAATAGGAACACCATATTCCTGATTGATGCCAGAGGTAGGTGCCGGCGAGAAATAATTCACCAAAGTAAAATATGCAAATGCCCGCAAAATTCTAGCTTCTGCCTTCATTCGGATTACGTTAGGGGAGTTGGGAACCTTGGTGTTGTTGATCACCATATTACAGTTCATGATCGCATCGTACATTGTACGGTAAAGCCCTCCTGTATCGTTATTCAGCGGGCCGTAAGTCATGTTCGCTGTCAGTGTGTATGCTTTGGCACTTGTTACATATAAATTATCTGAAAGCACATCTCCCAGAGCCATTGCATCTGTTCCGAACCCACTAACAGAACCCATTGTAAGATAGCCTGCATTTACAAATTTCTGAAGTTTATCCTCCGAATCTATATCCTGAATATCGTCCTGGCTTGGCGGGAACAGCTCCAACTCCCTGTTACTACACGAGTTACTGGCTGAGATTACCAATAGAGACGAAACTATTATTAAAAACTTTTTCATTATTATAATATTTATCTTTTAAAAACCAATTTGAATACCCATCGACATTGTTCTTAGTACCGGTGAAGCATACCAGTATCTTCCTTTTCCTAACCAGGACCACGCATTGGAATTTGATTCCGGGTCATAATCCAAATCTTTGTCGAAGACGTAAGTAAGCAGGTTGGTTCCTCTTAAATATATTGTTAAGTTATTAAGTCCTGTACTTTCTTTGAAGTTTTCGCCAAATGTATATGCAAGCCTCATTTCCTTTAAACGTATATGATCTCCTTTGTTGATGAAACGTGAGGACTCTAGTCTTGATGTACTTGGGTTCCCTACAATTGCTTTAGGATTAGCTGCCCCATAGTTTTCTGCTCCAGGCGCATCAGTCCAGCTATCGTATAGCGCATCATTAATTTGATTACGTGTAGGGAAAGCACCATCGTGGATGGTATAGGAGTGGACCCCATTCTGTACGTAATAATCGAACTGTCCTGAAAGCATGAAACTCATAGACCAGTTTTTATACTTCAATTCATTGGTAAGACCTACGTTGTATACCGGAAATGCGCTTTTGCCCATCCACGCTGGGGTAGCCTCCTCTCTTTTATTAGTAACGTCAGTCTTATCACCATTTGTCCAAAACAACGCATCTCCTGCTTTTATCCCTTTCGAAGGATCGTCTGCCTGAGCGATACCTGCCCATAGAACGGCATAATATTCCCCAAATATTCGGCCTGGCGCCAACGCTGCAAAAGCATTATCCGCTCCTCCCGGATCTTCAGATCCGTTTTGTCTCAACGTAAGATTATATTTGTCCAACATGGTTTTTGAATATGCACCATTTGCGTTTATCGTCCATCGGAAATTCTCCGACTGGATCGGTGTAGCTTCAATAGTTAACTCAAATCCTTTGTTATCAATTGTGGCAATATTGTCATAGAAAGAGGATGGACCTCCAGTCTCCACAGCAGGAAAACTGCTGTCGATTGCTTTATCTGTAATTTTATGGTAAAAAGCAGGTGTAAGTTTAAGGCGGTCATTAAAAAATCCTATATCTGCGTTGATGTCCAGATGTTTAGCTTCTTCCCAAATAAGCGCAGGGTTACCCGGATTAGCAATACCTCCATAACCACCGTTTCCACCCCATCCGCCAGTGTTGGAGTTATAACCTATCAATGCATAGGCATTATACTGCAAGCCCCATTGATCTGCGTAAGGAATATTTCCTAGGACTCCGTAACTTGCACGAAGTGTGAAAGATGAGAAAGCACTGGGCAGAAAATTCTCATTGAATACATTCCAGGAACCTCCTAAAGACCAGAAATTACCCCATTTTTCAGTTCCCAATGTTGAGTTTCCGTCCCGTCTCACCTGTGCAGAAATGGTATATTTATTATCGAGGATATAGTTTAACCTTCCAAAATACCCAATCTGCGTCCAGTCATAATCATCAGCATAACTAAGAACCGATCCTTCCTGTGCAAACTGGAAGTATGGTCTCACGTCGGTCATAAAGAATGAATAGTTTGTGAGGTTATTATATTTGTGATTCTGGTACTCCATTCCACCGAGTAATTCTACATTATGTCTTTCGGCAAAAGTATTTCGGTAAGAAATACTGTTTGACCAGTTCCAGTCCCAAATATTAGTCCTTGCATCCTGCAACATTCCGAAATTATCGGAATCTGTCTGTGCGGTATAAATCGGGTGACCCTTATCGATGACCTGCAACTCCCGCATTGGTTGATACTGAGTACCGAACAATGAATTAAACGTTACGTTTTTGACAAATTGGTAATCCATATTAATGGACGCCAGGAATGTATTGATTGTTGAATTCTGGTAGGCATTGGCGAGGATAGATGCCGGGTTGAAGCCCGAGGTCATATCTGTCGCTTCAGGCCATGCTTCCTGATTGAATGTTCCGTCGGGATTATAGACAGAACGTAGAGGAGACAACATGATGGAGTTGGTCACAGGGTTTGCAGAAGCTCTACCCCCCATGTACGTATTTCTTTTCACATTGGAATAGTTGGCATTTAAACCGAATCTCAGTTTGTCTGAAGCCTTATGATCTACTGCTGTGTTTACACTGATTCTATCGAATTTAGACGATTTAATCAACGGCTCATTTTGGTAATAAGAACCGCCGATTCGGAATGAAGTATTCTCGCCGCCACCAGATGCACCAAAATTGTAGGTATTAACAATTGATGACCCTCTGTTAACAACTTTCTGCCAGTCAGTATACTGTCTTGTATATTTTATACTTTCAGTATCGGGAATATAAGTATCCAGATAATACTGCGTTGCCTGATCCAGCGTGGTAAAAGTCTGTCCCAGCTGCTGCTGGCTGTTCCACATAAGGATTCCGCCGTATTTTATATACTCATCTCCGGTCATGAGCTCAAGTTTATCATGGGCCCTGTCTTGTATACCGGTTTCAGTTGAGAATTCGAATCTGGTTTTTTGATTGAATTTCCCCTTCTTGGTTTTCACGATAATTACACCGTTTGCACCTCTGGAACCATAAAGCGCGGTAGAGGATGCATCTTTCAATACTGTAACTGATTCAATTGAGTTGGGATCGATAACAGCTAATGGATTCCATGATTCCATCATCTGCGCATTATCTGCTCCTTTTCCGATTACAATCCCATCGATCACATA
The window above is part of the Kaistella faecalis genome. Proteins encoded here:
- a CDS encoding LysM peptidoglycan-binding domain-containing protein — encoded protein: MIRKLFLLSSLIAFSGFYAQKTHTVVKGDNPYNISKKYGISVDELYKLNPNVKEGKISIGEVLVVNKTGGVKSAVAEKTGTSALGKIILQPKQTVYGITKQYNISEADLRKLNPNLDSHMKIGDEVILPLDKINKFGGTQPVAATTTEVKIPAATVEVKNTENTTPDDSYTVQEKDNYYKLTRKFNLTQKELFALNPGLEAKGLQPGEMIKVKGNIATTTTTAEEPKAVPAAQTVSTNTYETTSVSDDYVTYTVQAGDTVFGILNKFSVSLDQLLSLNPNLSQGLKTGMVLKIKKLDAGYVKKSGDALNVVLMLPFGFDTDDSRARTLSLDFLAGAKLAIERNAAKGQKLDVKVIDAGNESSFKNSLTQINSDNTDLIIGPFFKSSVLQVLDYVKSNKIPVVAPFANTEDLLKYDNLILIETNEMVYADRIVKEVKSAYSDQKIFIVADEDRSKANYLKSNIEKEIKNASVVIVNSPLDIQLDKNMMTGQSAPVIAVLANDKDSVGDSFASQMIALSKEVANVRAFSMYYSPVFEKKVDDLSAANLVYLMDRKIDTEGDFEKQILAAYKAKYCKTPSKYAVIGFDVVNDMLSRENKKGEIFKQMNKVQTQLATKFEFEKTRNGAYVNKGYRVVRLVPN
- the bshC gene encoding bacillithiol biosynthesis cysteine-adding enzyme BshC gives rise to the protein MAKKHSSISFLDIESIPLLIKDFLTQKIEGFENLLFNDGNIDNQFSVKAREFTSEKRTLLFDVLKDQYSGIQLAEKQKENLNSLLLENTFTVTTGHQLNLFTGPAFFIYKILQTIKLANSLNEKFPNRNTVPIFWMATEDHDFEEINHFKTESNYYETKAKSGGPVGRILVEDDFFISEFEREFKDAVYGTELVLLMKKAYKKGNSLAQATRILVQELFADYGLLVIDGDDRKLKNQMKEVFKNEMLHQELYHSTKNTVEVLAETYGKVQVNPREINLFYLSETRNRIEFDGRKYIVVDTDISFSETELLEELENYPENFSPNALIRPVYQETVLPNLAYIGGNAEIMYWLELQDYYTKIGLVFPVLIPRVSLLFVTEKTLNKTEKSGLKMNDFFKNFATVTKDILLENNEILQLLDQQEHELKKGFDDISAQAAQTDKSFGSLVNAEKTRQLKSFERMRKRLLRAEKIKQNEKLERLEKMFLTVHPGKNWQERVYNFSVFYADYGHEWLQSCYEEIEVRKSELIILSI
- a CDS encoding putative porin, whose amino-acid sequence is MKYLLLCILFFSYGFNAQVINKTDSNRVKPQDTLVIDSGQKDSLQIFKPSIYDYQYHTQFSEKKIFDTVFTHDKTFIFSQYNNRDNFGRIQFANIGAGFQPLVFEVNTEKNLSLLPTNKSFNILGINDVKYYDVKTPTAAFIYHNSVSSGAELQSTYTQNIGKNFNFAVEYLGLRSLGMYQNSLASNNNVVFSGHYTSKNNKYEAFAHFLHQNVNNQENGGIADTELFLSGNSNFDNRLNIPVNLTSSDTRFGYRRYYFSQQFRPFASEKFPFKIRHTIFHQGNKYYYNQQSPEPYYFDEAAGLIDYPLSSKKYSKNLSNTVSVLFDKENFKLDAGVRHQLIKLGIGTALPASLNIPQELSENRIGAVGNLQIRLWDKIALNSNLEFSNGSEFGTFLRSQNLMKFEPIEGYFVNAKVNFQSASPTFNLLMNPSVYRQFNYYLENPNNETVTEIGGDVNLRWFQSKVFANYFRIDNYTYLDSAAQPQQSVSGLNISQIGGEATFSYGDFHLNPKVLFQSAIGNKDLLPMPNFIGRANLFWQAKAFKKAAEIQAGIKVYYFTKFASREYFPVLNEFILPGANYQMIGGQPIADVYFNMKVKRMFFFIEAQHLNTTFMQNRSFTAPNYPIYDFRLNLGIVWYLFS
- a CDS encoding RagB/SusD family nutrient uptake outer membrane protein, producing MKKFLIIVSSLLVISASNSCSNRELELFPPSQDDIQDIDSEDKLQKFVNAGYLTMGSVSGFGTDAMALGDVLSDNLYVTSAKAYTLTANMTYGPLNNDTGGLYRTMYDAIMNCNMVINNTKVPNSPNVIRMKAEARILRAFAYFTLVNYFSPAPTSGINQEYGVPIVLGNYDSSIQPARATVAEVYTQIIADLNAGLADADESPSSKVFLSKTAAKLILTRVYLTRRAAGDAQLALQYATEIVNNGGSEFAPVAKADYVNYWAGISDDFSENHPETIWELDMNSSSNLVTGVGANLAMPTLYNRVSGDRRALLFTKSFFDSFPHTDLPPLANGTPQSTSPDVRRGDTKTSAPALPAGLLSTLTLPATDNPAGAWTNKYPRLTSTGNFMRNIKIFRFAEAQLNRIEALHLTGQSATALNELNAFALSRGGYTYTGANLLNDILTEKAKEFYGEGQRFLDLKRHNLPLIKNSNCTTNCNVPANDKLFVMPLSQTSINFNVNLKQYPGY
- a CDS encoding SusC/RagA family TonB-linked outer membrane protein gives rise to the protein MNVKLRVLTIGVLFFSGHTLMAQKAKKDTATKTKDIEEVVLVGGVKLDPAQKVGSYSVVGKTNFESTPFSTVDEVLNGRVAGLNFSSASGDPGSSNMVIIRGVSSLIGTPNPLYVIDGIVIGKGADNAQMMESWNPLAVIDPNSIESVTVLKDASSTALYGSRGANGVIIVKTKKGKFNQKTRFEFSTETGIQDRAHDKLELMTGDEYIKYGGILMWNSQQQLGQTFTTLDQATQYYLDTYIPDTESIKYTRQYTDWQKVVNRGSSIVNTYNFGASGGGENTSFRIGGSYYQNEPLIKSSKFDRISVNTAVDHKASDKLRFGLNANYSNVKRNTYMGGRASANPVTNSIMLSPLRSVYNPDGTFNQEAWPEATDMTSGFNPASILANAYQNSTINTFLASINMDYQFVKNVTFNSLFGTQYQPMRELQVIDKGHPIYTAQTDSDNFGMLQDARTNIWDWNWSNSISYRNTFAERHNVELLGGMEYQNHKYNNLTNYSFFMTDVRPYFQFAQEGSVLSYADDYDWTQIGYFGRLNYILDNKYTISAQVRRDGNSTLGTEKWGNFWSLGGSWNVFNENFLPSAFSSFTLRASYGVLGNIPYADQWGLQYNAYALIGYNSNTGGWGGNGGYGGIANPGNPALIWEEAKHLDINADIGFFNDRLKLTPAFYHKITDKAIDSSFPAVETGGPSSFYDNIATIDNKGFELTIEATPIQSENFRWTINANGAYSKTMLDKYNLTLRQNGSEDPGGADNAFAALAPGRIFGEYYAVLWAGIAQADDPSKGIKAGDALFWTNGDKTDVTNKREEATPAWMGKSAFPVYNVGLTNELKYKNWSMSFMLSGQFDYYVQNGVHSYTIHDGAFPTRNQINDALYDSWTDAPGAENYGAANPKAIVGNPSTSRLESSRFINKGDHIRLKEMRLAYTFGENFKESTGLNNLTIYLRGTNLLTYVFDKDLDYDPESNSNAWSWLGKGRYWYASPVLRTMSMGIQIGF